The Apium graveolens cultivar Ventura chromosome 11, ASM990537v1, whole genome shotgun sequence genome has a window encoding:
- the LOC141695315 gene encoding uncharacterized protein LOC141695315, protein METRKTKESSFGLNFPMLTKVNYTAWALKIKVFMQAHGVWDAIEPKDPKATVEDKTDKRALAIIYQGLPEDMLSIADKTTSKGAWEAVKILSLGAEKVKTARAHTLKGEFEALSMKDTDQLDDFYMKLNGLVTNIRALGEKMEEAYIVKKLLRAVPSRFLQIASTIEQFGDLEGMSVEEVISSLKVLEERLSGRTEANQGQLLLTEEEWRRNESNEGQVLLTREEWLKRTNKEGTRGDGDNRWKNGNHGGQDRSKEERVNPKLKESPGDQKETQVKFGDGSTVCIKGKGVVSFRCKNGEEKLLRDVYYIPALCSNIISLGQLYEDGNKVLLDGDYLWVYDEQGRLSMKVKKSENRLYKISLEEMWPRCMIIKAEENTWLWQSRMGHVNFQALELMSKEGMAKGIPRLTHPSTRCEGCLMSK, encoded by the exons ATGGAGACCAGGAAAACCAAAGAGAGCTCGTTCGGTTTAAACTTTCCCATGTTAACGAAGGTGAACTACACTGCATGGGCACTAAAAATAAAGGTGTTTATGCAGGCCCATGGAGTGTGGGATGCAATCGAACCAAAGGATCCAAAAGCCACGGTGGAAGACAAGACCGATAAGAGAGCTCTAGCTATTATCTACCAAGGGTTACCAGAAGACATGTTATCCATTGCTGACAAAACAACGTCTAAAGGGGCATGGGAGGCAGTCAAAATCTTGAGTCTAGGTGCTGAGAAAGTGAAAACGGCAAGAGCTCATACATTAAAGGGAGAGTTTGAAGCATTGAGCATGAAAGATACTGATCAACTAGATGACTTTTACATGAAACTAAACGGCCTGGTCACGAATATTAGAGCACTAGGAGAGAAAATGGAAGAAGCGTATATAGTGAAGAAACTTCTCAGAGCCGTGCCTTCAAGGTTTCTTCAAATTGCTTCAACCATCGAGCAGTTTGGAGACTTGGAGGGGATGTCAGTAGAAGAAGTAATTAGCTCGTTGAAAGTTCTTGAAGAACGACTGAGTGGACGAACTGAAGCGAACCAAGGACAACTTCTATTAACAGAGGAGGAGTGGAGAAGGAATGAGAGCAATGAGGGGCAAGTTTTATTGACTCGAGAAGAATGGTTAAAACGAACCAATAAAGAAGGGACTCGAGGCGATGGAGACAACCGATGGAAAAATGGGAATCATGGTGGACAAGACAGAAGCAAG GAAGAAAGAGTGAACCCAAAGCTGAAAGAGAGTCCAGGAGATCAAAAGGAGACACAG GTAAAATTTGGAGATGGATCTACCGTGTGCATAAAGGGTAAAGGGGTCGTCTCCTTTAGGTGCAAGAACGGCGAAGAGAAGCTATTGAGAGATGTATACTATATCCCTGCATTGTGTAGTAATATCATTAGCCTGGGACAGTTATATGAAGATGGAAACAAAGTTCTGTTAGATGGGGATTACTTGTGGGTATACGATGAGCAAGGGAGGCTTTCGATGAAAGTGAAAAAATCTGAGAATCGGTTGTACAAAATAAGTCTTGAAGAGATGTGGCCTAGGTGTATGATCATAAAAGCGGAGGAGAACACATGGCTATGGCAATCCAGAATGGGACACGTAAATTTCCAAGCACTTGAGTTGATGTCAAAGGAGGGAATGGCAAAGGGAATCCCAAGGTTGACACACCCATCAACCAGGTGTGAAGGATGCTTGATGTCAAAATAG
- the LOC141695316 gene encoding ribonuclease 3-like protein 3: protein MATQQFDMYLDLSPGELTQLRSANVCIEKLARVAAGHSLYKFLRHDKPKLGAQIEEFVKTAPNYPPSSVGLIDAPKTLANIVESTIGAVYLDSNKCNKTTSKVIENLL, encoded by the exons ATGGCGACTCAACAGTTCGATATGTACCTAGATTTGTCGCCTGGGGAATTGACTCAGTTACGTTCAGCTAATGTCTGTATTGAGAAACTCGCCCGTGTAGCAGCCGGACACAGTTTATACAAGTTCTTACGCCATGATAAACCTAAGCTTGGTGCCCAA ATCGAAGAATTTGTAAAGACTGCGCCAAATTATCCTCCATCTTCTGTGGGATTAATTGATGCACCGAAAACTTTGGCTAATATTGTCGAATCAACAATCGGAGCTGTGTATCTTGATAGTAACAAATGCAACAAAACTACCTCTAAG GTAATTGAGAATTTGCTATAA